AGTCCCCTCTCCTTGATTGAGACATCCTTGCAGGTGATTGAGCGTATCAATGAAATCTCGAATCCCTCGAAATTGACGATAGACCGAGGCAAATCGAATATAAGCAACTTCACTCAGAAACTGTAGGCGCTGCAATACTAATTCACCAATCTCGGTGCTCGGCACCTCGCGTACTGCTCTTTGCTGTAGTTCAGCTTCGATTTCATCGACTAAAGCTTCTAGGCGGTCTGAGCCGATGCCTGTTTTTTCGCAAGCCCGTACAATTCCTCGAAGCAGCTTGGAACGGTCAAATGATTCGCGATCGCCATCTCGCTTAATGATTGCGATCGGCACATACTCAATGCGCTCGTAAGTCGTAAAACGGCGACCACACTTCAAGCATTCCCGCCGCCGCCGCACACTTTGACTCGCCTCCGCAGAACGAGACTCAAGAACACGATTATCGGGGTGTTGGCAGAAGGGACACCGCATACTTACCTAATCCTTTGAGCAGGAAAAGAATCAAAGGTGAAAACCTGAGCCACTTCAATTGCAAGCTGTTCAGAGGCAGAGAAGTAAAACTCTCTAAGAACAGCGCCGAGGCTCAGGTCATCAAAAACTTTGAATTGTTGCTTCTGGGAGAATTTTACACCAGTAATGTAATTTTACTGAATCTGAAGCTATTTACCGATCCGGGGTGGCTCGCGGAAGGCGATCGCAAAGAACAACACTCCGATCGCCAAAGTCAAAATCAAAATGTAAGCAACGGCTTCCATGT
This DNA window, taken from Trichocoleus sp. FACHB-46, encodes the following:
- a CDS encoding photosystem II reaction center protein T codes for the protein MEAVAYILILTLAIGVLFFAIAFREPPRIGK
- the nrdR gene encoding transcriptional regulator NrdR; this encodes MRCPFCQHPDNRVLESRSAEASQSVRRRRECLKCGRRFTTYERIEYVPIAIIKRDGDRESFDRSKLLRGIVRACEKTGIGSDRLEALVDEIEAELQQRAVREVPSTEIGELVLQRLQFLSEVAYIRFASVYRQFRGIRDFIDTLNHLQGCLNQGEGTSEAAESSIDVVAGAEAGSEQETPAAFMTHS